In the genome of Lactuca sativa cultivar Salinas chromosome 3, Lsat_Salinas_v11, whole genome shotgun sequence, the window CAACATTCAAAGCACCCATAATAACATACTTTTTCTAGAGTTTTGTAGATGTACAGAAACATCTACAAAACGTAATCACGTACATAATCCTTTAAACAAGGGTGATCTTAAAATGAACCCCAAATAATATAACATATGTGTGTGGGGCCCACACACACATGTCCCggtaattttattttaaataagttatgACATGACACGACTTGACACCACTGACGTTCAATGtaaaaaagaaaaactaaataaaaattgCAACTTTTTCCTAACAAAAAGGTAAAACATGGTGAACCAAAGACACTCTCAATTTCTGATATATATacaaaagacgtaaataccctttttcatttttataatcaaaaaatactCCTACAAAGCTTGTCCAGTAGAATACAATCCAATCTAATCTAAGAAACACGATCTAAATGGTTGGTGGGAAAATACGTGAATGGGTCGAAATTACAGACCCTCGTACGTATTTCCCCGAATTATTCGGATCCGGGGCCCACAAAATCTCACTCATATTCGGTGACTCAACAAACGCCATTGTAAACTCTCCCACTTTTTCCACCTTCCCTCTTTTCCCTGCCCTCAAAACAAGATTATTGCCACGTTGATAAGAAAATATCCCATTTGACAAACGAACAATGTCTCCTGCCTCAAACGCATCACACTCTTCATTCCATAATTGAAAGTGAACAGATGCAGTTTCATCTGCAACTAATCCCATACATGTCTTGTTTTGTCCTCCTTCTAATGTTATCTTCCCTTTTTCCAAAATTATGAACTGtgtgttgatgttgtttcttgctgCTGGTGTGATATCTTTTAATGGAAGCATTGTTAGTTGCCTAAATGGTGTCACAAGAGAAGAACAAATTTTGTTagctatcaaaaattcatttttttttcaataaagaatcatttttcatttttaacaagATCATAATTCGTAATGATTACAAACAGCCAAGATCTCTTCATTTTCAACTAATTTTGCAAAAACAACCAAATTTATAGACATTACAATGTTAAGTACTATTATTGGGATTTTATGATTTGCTACTAATTTTAGTTTTATAATGTGTGCTGAGTTTTCTTGAACTACAAGCCTgaaatatgagttgtaatttagtACTTTCTATATGATTTAACATCATTGTATTAGGGAGTTGACAAAGAAGCATTCCGGATTCTTAATGCACATGCTTTCttttaaacacataaaaaaaattacacaGATTCATACGCATATTAGATTAATAACAGAAGAAGCATTCAAGATTCATAGGCAATTCAGAACCAAAAAGAGTTGGACAAAGCAGATACAGAACAAGTAGAACTGCTTACAATTCCATTAAGAACAAGTAGAAGTGCTAATATAAAAACCGTCTTATCGAATTTTCCAATATCATTGTGGGCAGCACTTGAGAACTTCATTTAGGCATTTTATCGAACACTTGGCGGGAAGGAAAAATAGTGTCCGATTGGCACTGATGAGAGTAGAAAATTTTACCTAGGATCAGCAGTAGTGTCCCATTTTATCGAACACCCACaggtttgataattgaatatgaaGAGGTTTGATAATCGAGTTATGCAGAGGTTTGATAATCGAATACTAGCACCTCAGAACAAGTGGAAGGCGAGCTTAATCAGATATGGTTTGCTGAAATCTTATCGAGTTTGAATGTTAAGTCGATCAACAATAGAAACGTGAAAAATGAAATCAGATTGACCGTATCTATAATAAATCAAAACTTGTCAAGGGAAGAAAAAACGTTCACTTAAGATGAATCGAGAATCAGAATGAATCGACAATCTATAAGACATCCTTCACTGAAATCGACAACAGCAAGAGCATACTGTAAAAAAAATTATGCAAATAACTCATCAATTATTGCATACATACCCTCAATTCGACCTAATCTCCTCTTCACCAATCCTTTCCAGATTAACCAAATATTGATTGTTGATTAGGTTCGGTACTTGAGAACTCGTGGCAGAAGACGATTATTGATTCCAGATTAACCAATTATTGATTGTTGATTGAGTTCGGTACTTCAGCAGGAAGGAGTTAGAGTCGAGCAGGGGGAGATGAGGAGTCGACCATCAAGAAAATTGGGAAAATATCAAAAGAAGTGCCAATCTTGCAACTTTTGGTAAAGCTTAGGAACATTTTTGTAATTCACTCTAAAATATTATCAATATTATCAATATGTGTCTCCAATTATGGAGTGAATAGCATTTAAAAACTCTCTAACAGTCAACGCTCGGTCGACGCCGTTCTCCATCTCTCATGATCAAACACACGCACACACAGATGGCTAATTTCCATGAAAAGAGTAACGTCTACGAATGATCGATCTGGTTTGTGCTTTTCCTTCTGTTTGATTACAGCTTATTGATTGCATCTAATGTTCTTCACTTCAATACCTGATTATATACTTCGATTCGTATTTTACTTTTAACCTTCCGAATGTTGGATTGTTTGATAATTTCTCATCATTTCCGTGTTGATAGCTGTGGAAATTTGCAACATTTGAATCCGATCTCATGCCTGATTGTATGTATAACCACTATGACCTATGGAGTCAAAGGTAGTCATGGATTCCGCCTTTTCACATATGATTTTGGACGCGATTGTGCAGTTGATAGCAGTAATTCAATTTCTCAATTTATCTTGTTTGTATCAAGACCTTGTCGTCGTCTCCTTCCTTAGAACTTATAAGCAAGATTCTTCATGATTTTGGTTTCCTATTGTTGCAGATCCAAGCAACGAATTGTACCTGTATAAGAAAGTAAGGGAATTTATAAAGATCTCAAATGGCGGATGCTGTGGTTGAATTTCTATTGGAGAATTTAAAGCAACTGCTACTTTACAACTCGGATTTGATATATGGAGTAAAGGGCCAAGTTGATTCTCTCTACAGAGAGCTCAGTTTGATGAATGCATTTCTCAAAGATGCAAAAGAGAAACGTAACGAATATGAATATGTAAGAGAATTAGTGAGACAAATCAGAGATGTAGCTTACGAAGCAGAAGACATCATTGACACATTTGTAGTTAACTCAGCCATGCAGAAAGAGAGAAGCACCTTCAGTAGAATCGTCCACGTATTTGATTACCCCACAAAGCTTCGATCTGTTGCAAAAGATATCGAATCCATCAAGACAAAAGTGAAGGAGATTTACGACAACAAGATGTTTGGCATTGAAGCTCTTTACACTGTCGAATCTTCAAACAGAGCTTCTTCTTCATCacaaagaagaaaacccatggttGAGGAAGACAATGTTGTTGGTTTCGATGAAGAGGCAAAAGAGTTAGTGAGTCGACTCACTAATATCTCCGAGTTGCTTGAAGTTGTGTCGATTGTGGGTATGGGTGGACTTGGGAAAACAACTCTTGCGAAGAAGGTGTTCTGTGATCCCGCCATTGAATTTCACTTCTTTGTGCGTTCTTGGGTTTATGTTTCTCAAGAATACAACCGAAAGGAATTACTTCTTGCCATATTAACTTCAGTTGTTGATTATCCTTCTGAACAAATGTATAAACTGAATGAGGAAATGTTGGTTGAagaaatatacaaacatttaAATGGTCGAAGATATCTAGTTGTGCTCGATGACGTGTGGACCCCAGATGCATGGAATGATCTTAAAATGGCATTTCCAAATCAAAACTGTGGAAGTAGAATCCTATTAACTAGTCGTAACACAGATGTAGCTTTAATTGCAAACCCCGATAGCCTCCCACATCATTTGAAATTTCTGAATGATGATGAAAGTTGGGAGCTACTTTCTACAAAAGTTTTCAGAAGAGGAAGTTGTCCATTTGAGCTTGTTGAACTTGGTGCAACAATTGCTAGAAAATGCTACGGATTACCTCTTGCGATTGTGGTAGTTGCTGGGCTTTTATTGAAGAAAGATAAGACGCGTGATTTGTGGAAAAAAGTTGCCGAAAGTGTTAGTTCGTATGTTGCAAGAGATCCGAAACAATGCATGGATGTATTAGCATTAAGTTATAAGCATTTACCTGATCATTTAAAGGTGTGTTTCATTTATTTCGGTGCTTTTCCTGAAGATTACCCGATACCCGTTTGGAAACTGTTAAATTTATGGGTGGCAGAAGGGTTTATTCAACAGAAAGGTCAAGATTGTTTGGAGGATTTAGCGGAAGATTATTTGGAAGATCTTGTTGAACGCAATCTGATATTAGTTGCTAAGAGGAGATCAAATGGAAGGATTAAAACATGTCGTGTTCATGATATGTTACGCGATTTATGCCTCAAAGAAGCATCAGAAGAAAAGTTTTTGCAAGTAATCAAAGGACATCAAATTCTAGATTCAAATTCGCTAATAATCCCTTATCACCGACGTCTTTGTGTTCATTCACATGTCATGAACTTTATTCACTCCAGACCTAGTGGACCCCACGTTCGTTCTTTTCTTTGTTTTCCTTGTGAGGAAAAGGAATTATCTCGAGAACATACGTCCTTCATCCATGAATCTTTTAAATTGGTTCGAGTTATAGACATGATGTCGATAAACATTTCCCGATTCCCGATTGAAATCACACAACTCGTTCATCTTCGCTACATCGCACTTTTTGGCAATTTTAAAGTTGTTCCTCCATCGATTTCAAAATTATGGAGTCTTCAATCTTTAATTGTTGAGACAACATCACGTGATCTTGACATTCAAGTTGACATATGGAAAATGTCGCAATTTCGCCATTTGCGTACGAGTGGGTCAAGTCGATTACATGGGCCGAAAGCGAAAACCCGGATGGATAACGAAGACCCGTTTGTACAAAGAAACATACAAACCATCTCCACGATTTCACCCGATAGTTGCACTGAAAACATCTTAGCGAGAACTCCCAATTTAAAAAAACTTGGAATTCGTGGAAAACTCTCGTTACTCATGGAGGAAAAGAGATCCGGAATTACGTGTGCTCCAAGTTTGTTTGACAATTTTGCTAAGCTTGATAACcttgaaaaattaaaattattaaacgacactttcccacgtccaCCACCTGAAGGTAAACTTCGGGGTCTTCCTTCACTCTACAAATTCCCTCCTCATTTAAACAAGTTGACTTTATCAGACACGTTATTGGATTGGAAGCATATGTCTACCATAGGGATGTTGCCTCATCTTCAAGTGCTTAAGCTAAAGGTGTATGCATTCAAGGGAGCTGAATGGGAAGCTCTTGATGGGGGTTTTCGGTTGCTTAAAGTGTTGCAAATTGGGAAGACTGATTTGGTTGTATGGAAGGCTTCGGGTCATCATTTCCCAAGACTAgaacatgttgttgttgagcaatGTAGCAACTTGTTGGGTATTCCTGTTGGTTTGGCAGATGTATCTGCACTAAAGAGTTTGGAGTTGTATCATACACCTTCTGCTGTAGATTCTGCTCGGTTAATTCAACAACAAAAGAAAATGCAACAACAAATGCTTGTTACAAGTCATGGGTTTAAGCTCCTAATTTATCCTCCCGAATAGTTGCATCAACTCCAATTTATAATACACATATAATAATAATGTAGGAATGATGAAGACTACAACTTCACGATCCATTCGTCTGTTTTACAATGTTTTGCTTCTGGTAATTTATGCATCTTGTCTTGACGATTTTTTCTATATGGTTTGATCGAGGGCCAAGAAGCTTTGTTAATGTAGTTTTTATTTAGCCTTGTCATGTGTAGTAATTGTTTTATGATTGTAGTTATAATGATATGTATCGGGTTTTCAATGATGTatcaaaaaaaataaagtatCAATTTTATGTTACTTTATATCAAAATGTCTTTAGTTGTAGAGACTGATTCTAGAGGGTCAGAGGTGTCCTACATCGAAAAATGTTGTTGATGAATAATATAAATACAAAACTGGAGGTGATACTATATTAGTGTCATACAAAAGGTGTGTTTGGCAACACTAGCCGGTAATTGTTAACCGGGAGccggaagtttttagtttttatttgttatataaatGTTTTGCAACCAGAAACTTTGGAAATgtaaaaaattacataaaagagcACGTGTGTAAAAGCTTaatgtaaaacaaaaaaaaaatgcaattttgaaaattaattaaaaagaatAATTAAGTCAATTTGCAAAATTATAAAAGTCattgatatttttttaaaaaaaattataataattaagtcaATGTAGTCCGGATGAAGAAGGCACGTCACCTACACCATGGAAGTAGAACCCATGCTCCAAGCTTCCAAACATGGAGAGTCACTCTACACACCTCGATGGGCATTACATCCACCACAAGCCAACCGCTTTCATCCTTATATATCAATGGCATCATTAATCTCCGGTATTAACCTTTTTTCCAACTTACGTTGTCAATTTGTGTGCATTCCATCGGTGACAACGGGGGACATTTTAACTACCGGAAACAAGTAGATAACGGTGGACGTGaagatggtgatgatggtggtaaATTTAGTTAAAAGAGTAATTATTATTTTCCAGAAATAACAAAATccatgaaaaaaaatattataccatattttggtaattattatatattttaaaagctCGTACTCTTGAACGAAACTTTTTATTAAAATTGAGTTTTTTGCTAAAAGTTAAATGGCGTGTACGAGAAAACTAGCTGGTGGCTAGAAGATGAAAGGTGTAGCTTTCATTTATATACGAGTATTCGACAAAAATAGATGAaaacttttaaaacttataaaactATATAAAATGAAATATCTGAAAcacataattaattttaaaagaggGTAAATAAGTCAATTTGCCCAATTATAAAAAAACTTTTTGTTAAATGCTACTTGAAATAACTTTTGAatttaaagttttttgttttAGCTACAAGCTAAAAGCTTTCATAAGCCCGTAACCAAACACACCATAATTTGTacatgttttgtgtgtgtgtgtgtgtgtctatatatgcAAAAATAGATGAaaacttttaaaacttataaatcTATATAAAATGAAATATCTGAAACATATAACTAATTTTAAAAAAGGGTAAATAAGTCAATTTGCCCAATTATAAAAAAGCTTTTTGTTAAATGCTACTTGAAATACCTTTTGAATTTAAAGGTTTTTGTTTTAGCTACAAGCTAAAAGCTTCCATAAGCCCATTACCAAACACACCATTTAACCACCACCTATCTTCTCACTCTCGACGCCTCCTCTCTCTCGATCTCCATATGTTTCACCATGGCTCATTCAAGTCGTTATCGCCATTCCTCCATCAACTCAACCACCGCTCATGGTTCGTCTATTTTTAATCACCATTAGCCACTGATTTTCTTTTTCCTTCAACCAACTGTCACCACAATCCACCACCCTCTCCCTCTTTGTCACCATAAACCCTTGACATCGTTGTCGTCACCATGATCTTCAATGTCATCAAAATGACACCATCACAAAAACCTTCTCTTTCTCCATTATCTCTCTAAAACCTTAGCCATTATATCCACAACCACCATTGTAATTGACGAACCCTTTTTCTCTTCTTTCCTATCCTTAAGgtaaaaaccctaacttttaaTTGTTGTTAATTTGTTTTTTTGGTATCATATGTAGGATTAAAGGCATGGGCTTTGATCGGCCAAGAAAGGGCAGGCAAGATCATATATTTTCTATAACACCCAAAAAAGAATCATgctaaatttaaattttttaaaacatttcaaaacacatGGTTATtaaaaaacttgttttcaaactAGAATATTGTCAAAGTATCCTAGAATCAACTCATGAAATCTTAAAaggtgaggagttgtacgatcacgccttcgtcttcccgcgatcatcaaaagtacctgaaacaataatcgataaatgtaagctcgaaggcttagtgagttacccccaaaataccaacgccatacatatataaccatatcatataaacctACAAGCAAACAGATACGTCATGCATAATGCGCCATCAGTCTGACTAGACCGGCTTCCGGTCCTCAGTCTATTTGGACCACTCTCTGAACCCTCAACACGTTTGGATCGCCCTcatcggggccttcagcctatccggaccgctcgttgggccttcggcttGACTAGATTTGCCCGATCCGAGC includes:
- the LOC111921637 gene encoding uncharacterized protein LOC111921637 isoform X1 — encoded protein: MELQLTMLPLKDITPAARNNINTQFIILEKGKITLEGGQNKTCMGLVADETASVHFQLWNEECDAFEAGDIVRLSNGIFSYQRGNNLVLRAGKRGKVEKVGEFTMAFVESPNMSEILWAPDPNNSGKYVRGSVISTHSRIFPPTI
- the LOC111921636 gene encoding probable disease resistance RPP8-like protein 2: MADAVVEFLLENLKQLLLYNSDLIYGVKGQVDSLYRELSLMNAFLKDAKEKRNEYEYVRELVRQIRDVAYEAEDIIDTFVVNSAMQKERSTFSRIVHVFDYPTKLRSVAKDIESIKTKVKEIYDNKMFGIEALYTVESSNRASSSSQRRKPMVEEDNVVGFDEEAKELVSRLTNISELLEVVSIVGMGGLGKTTLAKKVFCDPAIEFHFFVRSWVYVSQEYNRKELLLAILTSVVDYPSEQMYKLNEEMLVEEIYKHLNGRRYLVVLDDVWTPDAWNDLKMAFPNQNCGSRILLTSRNTDVALIANPDSLPHHLKFLNDDESWELLSTKVFRRGSCPFELVELGATIARKCYGLPLAIVVVAGLLLKKDKTRDLWKKVAESVSSYVARDPKQCMDVLALSYKHLPDHLKVCFIYFGAFPEDYPIPVWKLLNLWVAEGFIQQKGQDCLEDLAEDYLEDLVERNLILVAKRRSNGRIKTCRVHDMLRDLCLKEASEEKFLQVIKGHQILDSNSLIIPYHRRLCVHSHVMNFIHSRPSGPHVRSFLCFPCEEKELSREHTSFIHESFKLVRVIDMMSINISRFPIEITQLVHLRYIALFGNFKVVPPSISKLWSLQSLIVETTSRDLDIQVDIWKMSQFRHLRTSGSSRLHGPKAKTRMDNEDPFVQRNIQTISTISPDSCTENILARTPNLKKLGIRGKLSLLMEEKRSGITCAPSLFDNFAKLDNLEKLKLLNDTFPRPPPEGKLRGLPSLYKFPPHLNKLTLSDTLLDWKHMSTIGMLPHLQVLKLKVYAFKGAEWEALDGGFRLLKVLQIGKTDLVVWKASGHHFPRLEHVVVEQCSNLLGIPVGLADVSALKSLELYHTPSAVDSARLIQQQKKMQQQMLVTSHGFKLLIYPPE
- the LOC111921637 gene encoding uncharacterized protein LOC111921637 isoform X2, with the protein product MLPLKDITPAARNNINTQFIILEKGKITLEGGQNKTCMGLVADETASVHFQLWNEECDAFEAGDIVRLSNGIFSYQRGNNLVLRAGKRGKVEKVGEFTMAFVESPNMSEILWAPDPNNSGKYVRGSVISTHSRIFPPTI